From one Mycobacterium colombiense CECT 3035 genomic stretch:
- a CDS encoding NEW3 domain-containing protein has product MRITKAESTELFVGPPDAPLQLVRVTVSGCAEPAPIRIDGGGVRGRAVAEPGREVVEVAVRVDDAVVGQRRPALAHAGGHRLPFEFTVAEPGWTMYMVSHFHYDPVWWNTQGAYTSEWTEDPPGRARQTNGFDLVHAHLEMARRDPEYKFVLAEVDYLKPYWDTRPEDRADLRRFIGQGRVEVMGGTYNEPNTNLTSPETTIRNLVHGMGFQRHIMGANPATAWQLDVFGHDPQFPGMAADAGLTSSSWARGPHHQWGPALGGGSDGDVERMQFASEFEWISPSGRGLLTHYMPAHYSAGWWMDSAASLGEAEEATYQLFDQLKKVALTRNVLLPVGTDYTPPNKWVTDIHRDWAARYTWPRFVCALPCEFFAAVRAELAHGRGAPREPSPQTRDMNPIYTGKDVSYIDTKQANRAAENAVLAAERFAVFAGLLTGAPYPQAALAKAWVQLAYGAHHDAITGSESDQVYLDLLTGWRDAWELGRAARDNSLAMLSGGVGSGPGEVIVWNPLTCRRTDVVTARLDPPLGARVRVLDADGAEQAAHVEHDGRSVSWLARDVPSLGWRAYRLVPAPERDDPAGWEPVAGSVIANEHYRIRVDKARGGGVASLVQDGRELIADGRVGNELAVYEEYPAHPSQGEGPWHLLPKGPVVCSSATPARVQAFHGPLGERVVVRGRIGTLLRYTQTLTLWRGVARVDCRTTIDEFSGADQLVRLRWPCPVPGAMPVSEVGDAVVGRGFALLHDGAGGSRSVDTARHLWTLDNPAYGWFGLSSAARVRVPGAGVRAISVAEVVSPAEAVSGPLARELMVALVRAGVTATCSAAGKPRYGHLEVDSNLPDVRIALGGPARNAFAKAVLANAPAHRDELERQLAATGRALVWVPAEAPLDAVWVPDADLRSPRALPVLVIDGRDEDELRAAIAAVAGDLGDAEIAVTQQSPSGTGAFEDRTVALLNRGVPSFAVDTEGTLHTALMRSCTGWPSGIWIDDPRRTAPDGSNFQLQHWTHAFDYALVSGAGDWRQARIPTPSAEFSQPLLAVTPGRRAAALPPTGSLLRVEPESVQLGALKAAGNPLTAGSAAPLDPNTVTLRLVETTGARTAVVIDSDVATLSDLRRVDLLETHPEPVSSVELHGYQVVTVLARADAPPAAAGGAALAPHAEVAQPLYARYWLHNRGPAPLGGLPAVAHLHPPRANAEPGGEVTLRLTVAGDCTDATLRGTVSLRCPDGWTARPAELPVTLRSGDHCHQDVVVSVRERAAPGRYPIRAELRITGDEVPVCWHQPVEDVCVVTVGGADDELVYLADGPADVALAPGEAGALQVTVGSHAGADLALEAHLISPWGTWEWMGPGALGAVLPARGTVDLRFQLTPPAWLEAGRWWALVRIGCAGRLVYSPAVKVTVT; this is encoded by the coding sequence ATGCGAATAACCAAGGCCGAGTCGACCGAGCTCTTCGTCGGGCCCCCGGACGCGCCGCTGCAGCTGGTCCGCGTCACCGTCTCCGGGTGCGCCGAACCCGCGCCGATCCGTATCGACGGCGGCGGCGTGCGAGGGCGGGCGGTCGCCGAGCCCGGGCGCGAGGTCGTCGAGGTCGCGGTGCGCGTCGACGATGCCGTCGTCGGGCAGCGCCGGCCCGCCCTGGCGCACGCCGGCGGCCACCGGCTGCCGTTCGAGTTCACCGTCGCCGAACCCGGCTGGACCATGTACATGGTCAGCCACTTCCACTACGACCCGGTGTGGTGGAACACCCAGGGCGCCTACACCAGCGAGTGGACCGAGGACCCGCCGGGGCGGGCCCGCCAGACCAACGGCTTCGACCTGGTGCATGCGCATCTGGAGATGGCACGCCGCGACCCCGAGTACAAGTTCGTGCTGGCCGAGGTCGACTACCTCAAGCCGTACTGGGACACCCGCCCCGAAGACCGGGCCGATCTGCGCCGCTTCATCGGCCAGGGTCGCGTCGAGGTGATGGGCGGCACCTACAACGAACCCAACACCAACCTCACCAGCCCCGAAACGACGATTCGAAACCTGGTGCACGGCATGGGTTTTCAGCGCCACATCATGGGGGCAAACCCGGCCACCGCGTGGCAGCTGGACGTGTTCGGCCACGATCCGCAGTTTCCGGGGATGGCCGCCGACGCCGGCCTGACGTCGAGTTCGTGGGCCCGGGGACCGCACCACCAGTGGGGCCCGGCGCTGGGTGGCGGCTCCGATGGTGACGTCGAGCGCATGCAGTTCGCCAGCGAATTCGAGTGGATCTCGCCGTCGGGCCGCGGCCTGCTCACCCACTACATGCCGGCGCATTATTCGGCGGGCTGGTGGATGGACTCCGCGGCGTCGCTGGGCGAGGCCGAGGAGGCCACGTACCAGCTGTTCGATCAGCTCAAGAAGGTCGCGCTGACCCGCAACGTGCTGCTGCCCGTCGGCACCGACTACACCCCGCCCAACAAGTGGGTCACCGACATCCACCGCGACTGGGCCGCCCGCTACACCTGGCCGCGCTTCGTGTGTGCGCTGCCGTGCGAGTTCTTCGCGGCGGTGCGCGCCGAACTGGCGCATGGGCGCGGCGCGCCTCGAGAACCATCGCCGCAGACCCGGGACATGAACCCGATCTACACGGGCAAGGACGTGTCCTACATCGACACCAAGCAGGCCAATCGTGCCGCCGAGAACGCCGTCCTGGCCGCCGAGCGTTTCGCGGTGTTCGCGGGGTTGCTGACCGGCGCCCCCTACCCGCAGGCCGCGCTGGCCAAGGCGTGGGTGCAGCTGGCCTACGGCGCGCACCACGACGCCATCACCGGTTCGGAATCCGACCAGGTGTACCTCGATCTGCTGACCGGCTGGCGCGACGCCTGGGAGCTGGGCCGCGCGGCCCGCGACAACTCGCTGGCGATGCTGTCGGGCGGGGTCGGTTCCGGCCCGGGCGAGGTGATCGTGTGGAACCCGCTGACCTGCCGGCGCACCGACGTCGTCACCGCGCGCCTCGACCCGCCGCTGGGCGCCCGGGTGCGGGTGCTCGACGCCGACGGGGCCGAGCAGGCGGCGCACGTCGAACACGACGGCCGGTCGGTCAGCTGGCTGGCGCGCGACGTGCCGTCGCTGGGCTGGCGGGCGTACCGGCTGGTGCCCGCGCCCGAACGCGACGATCCGGCCGGCTGGGAACCGGTCGCGGGGTCGGTGATCGCCAACGAGCACTACCGCATCCGGGTGGACAAGGCCCGCGGCGGCGGGGTGGCCTCGCTGGTGCAGGACGGCCGCGAGCTGATCGCCGATGGCCGGGTGGGCAACGAGCTCGCCGTCTACGAGGAGTACCCGGCGCACCCCAGCCAGGGTGAGGGCCCCTGGCACCTGCTGCCCAAGGGGCCGGTGGTGTGCTCGTCGGCGACGCCCGCGCGGGTGCAGGCCTTCCACGGGCCGCTCGGTGAGCGGGTGGTGGTGCGCGGCCGGATCGGCACGCTGCTGCGCTACACCCAGACCCTGACCCTGTGGCGCGGCGTCGCGCGGGTGGACTGCCGCACCACCATCGACGAGTTCAGCGGCGCCGACCAGCTGGTGCGGCTGCGCTGGCCGTGCCCGGTGCCCGGCGCGATGCCGGTCAGCGAGGTGGGCGACGCCGTCGTCGGGCGCGGTTTCGCGCTGCTGCACGACGGCGCGGGCGGCTCCCGCTCGGTGGACACCGCCCGGCACCTGTGGACCTTGGACAACCCGGCGTACGGCTGGTTCGGCCTGTCCTCGGCGGCCCGGGTCCGGGTGCCGGGCGCCGGCGTGCGGGCGATCTCGGTCGCCGAGGTGGTGTCGCCGGCCGAGGCGGTGTCCGGGCCGCTGGCCCGGGAGCTGATGGTCGCGCTGGTGCGCGCCGGCGTCACGGCCACCTGCAGCGCCGCGGGCAAGCCGCGCTACGGCCACCTCGAGGTCGATTCGAACCTGCCCGACGTGCGCATCGCGCTGGGCGGGCCCGCCCGCAACGCGTTCGCGAAGGCCGTGCTGGCCAACGCTCCCGCCCACCGCGACGAGCTGGAGCGGCAGTTGGCGGCGACCGGCCGGGCCCTCGTCTGGGTGCCGGCCGAGGCGCCGCTGGACGCGGTGTGGGTGCCCGACGCCGACCTGCGTTCGCCGCGGGCGCTGCCGGTGCTGGTCATCGACGGCCGCGACGAGGACGAACTGCGGGCGGCGATCGCGGCGGTGGCCGGCGACCTCGGCGACGCCGAGATCGCCGTGACACAGCAATCACCGTCGGGGACGGGCGCTTTCGAGGACCGCACGGTCGCCCTGCTCAACCGCGGGGTGCCCAGCTTCGCCGTCGACACCGAGGGCACCCTGCACACCGCGCTGATGCGGTCCTGCACCGGCTGGCCGTCGGGCATCTGGATCGACGACCCGCGCCGCACCGCGCCCGACGGCTCCAACTTCCAGCTGCAGCACTGGACCCACGCCTTCGACTACGCGCTGGTGAGCGGGGCGGGTGACTGGCGCCAGGCCCGGATCCCCACCCCCAGCGCCGAGTTCTCCCAGCCGCTGCTCGCCGTCACGCCGGGCCGGCGCGCCGCAGCGCTGCCGCCGACCGGATCGCTGCTGCGGGTCGAGCCGGAATCGGTGCAGCTGGGCGCCCTCAAGGCCGCGGGCAACCCACTGACCGCGGGTAGCGCGGCGCCGCTGGACCCGAACACGGTCACCCTGCGGCTGGTGGAGACCACGGGCGCCCGCACCGCCGTCGTGATCGACTCCGACGTCGCGACGCTGAGCGACCTGCGGCGCGTCGATCTGCTGGAAACCCATCCCGAACCCGTGTCCTCGGTCGAGCTGCACGGCTACCAGGTGGTGACCGTGTTGGCCCGCGCCGACGCGCCCCCGGCCGCGGCCGGCGGCGCCGCCCTGGCCCCGCACGCCGAGGTCGCGCAGCCGCTGTACGCGCGGTATTGGCTGCACAATCGCGGCCCCGCGCCGCTCGGCGGGCTGCCGGCGGTCGCCCACCTGCACCCGCCGCGGGCGAACGCGGAGCCCGGCGGCGAGGTGACGCTGCGCCTCACCGTGGCCGGCGACTGCACCGACGCCACGCTGCGCGGGACCGTCAGCCTCCGCTGCCCGGACGGCTGGACGGCCAGGCCCGCCGAGCTGCCCGTCACCCTGCGCAGCGGCGACCACTGCCACCAGGACGTGGTGGTGTCGGTCCGGGAGCGCGCCGCACCCGGCCGCTACCCGATCCGCGCCGAACTCCGCATCACCGGCGACGAGGTCCCGGTGTGCTGGCACCAGCCCGTCGAGGACGTCTGCGTGGTGACCGTGGGCGGCGCGGACGACGAGCTGGTGTACCTCGCCGACGGGCCGGCCGACGTCGCGCTCGCACCCGGCGAGGCGGGCGCCCTGCAGGTCACGGTCGGCAGCCACGCCGGCGCCGACCTGGCGCTGGAGGCGCACCTGATCAGCCCGTGGGGCACCTGGGAGTGGATGGGTCCGGGCGCCCTCGGCGCGGTGCTACCCGCCCGCGGCACCGTCGACCTACGCTTCCAGCTGACGCCGCCGGCCTGGCTGGAAGCCGGTCGGTGGTGGGCGCTGGTGCGGATCGGCTGCGCCGGACGACTGGTCTACTCGCCGGCGGTGAAGGTGACGGTGACATGA
- a CDS encoding DUF7158 domain-containing protein, producing MSIHPIATVAGVPVSSGVVDDAEARLRTTRGAGALPRSGTSEGRQLRRWLTQLVVTERVIAAEAEARGLSARGAPSEAELLPDVTARLEIGSVAAAVLTDPRARALFADVTAAVRVDDTEVAAYHARNPLRFAPPQRGEHGWRTTALAAPPLDEVRSAIEELLRGAARRRAFRLWLDARRAALVRLAPGYEHPGDPRQPDNTHRH from the coding sequence ATGAGCATCCACCCGATAGCGACCGTGGCCGGCGTGCCCGTTTCGTCGGGCGTCGTGGACGACGCCGAGGCCAGGCTGCGCACCACACGGGGAGCGGGCGCCCTGCCCCGCAGCGGCACCAGCGAGGGCCGCCAGCTGCGGCGGTGGCTGACCCAGCTCGTCGTCACCGAGCGGGTGATCGCCGCCGAAGCCGAGGCCCGCGGGCTGAGCGCGCGCGGCGCGCCGTCCGAAGCCGAGCTGCTGCCCGACGTGACCGCCCGGCTGGAGATCGGCAGCGTCGCTGCCGCCGTGCTGACCGATCCTCGCGCCCGGGCGCTGTTCGCCGACGTCACCGCCGCGGTGCGGGTGGACGACACCGAGGTGGCCGCCTATCACGCCCGCAACCCGCTGCGCTTCGCCCCGCCGCAACGGGGCGAACATGGTTGGCGCACAACGGCATTGGCGGCCCCGCCACTGGACGAGGTGCGGTCGGCGATCGAGGAGCTCCTGCGCGGCGCCGCACGCCGGCGCGCCTTCCGGTTGTGGCTGGACGCGCGGCGAGCCGCGCTGGTGCGGCTGGCGCCCGGCTACGAGCATCCCGGCGACCCCCGCCAACCCGACAACACCCACCGGCACTGA